From Desulfovibrio inopinatus DSM 10711, the proteins below share one genomic window:
- a CDS encoding hybrid sensor histidine kinase/response regulator, with the protein MSGVDRAKLIKELAESGSSIHDNDLVARLLNALTDKVFLLDRHMRVVWMNDVARQAAVIDIDKEISSWPCHEVFFHRGEPCPFCPIRDLKPEKEPLVFSMCDASGVGWDIAAIHAPQGTFVSAGRNDGSFGMDGQAPADSPKTDPDAVRARTHRQLTRLRETLRREKDTLLAALENLPVLAVVLGRDNLLLFANSAFTAITGYTLEDVPDLDTWLIKAYPDPTYRTFVQYVWQGDRSQGKSRRRFTIHRKDGEARSIDFHIMYLADGRSIVSGNDVTDALLAEEALKESETRLRLALEATSDGVFDFYLTTGAMYTSPGWVERLGYAASQEQDQIEFWKSLIHPEDMHRVQKLFAAHASGETAFFRCEMRLKTREGGWRWTLSRGRVMEWDEGRPTRLVGSHMDIEEYKRTEAALRESEKKYRELFEHISGGIFQSTPEGRFLNANPAMARILGYDSVEDILQVDDLARVIYDDLLDREALMHILEDYSRVQGYEVRAVRKDGRHIWLSLTANAVRDESGRFVRVEGIAEDVTARRRAEDERMLLVAAVEQSAEGVVITNSIWQVEYANPAFGEIIGVHPKDIIGRNVFALSNATPDPSMEEAIQSEIELHAEWSGLVRGKRDAPFVVETVIAPVRDDFGRVTSYIILARDVTYEDRLEDRLRQSQKLEAIGTLAGGIAHDFNNILTPIILNTEIALFDIDEDAPIRGPLEDVIRAGEQARDLIKQILTFSRQGEEARHPLFLAPVIKETLKLIRASLPPSVEIEQDLDDAGYQVLAGPAQIHQIVMNLCTNATHAMGLRGGRLSLRLQHRDIVNPKTQARSPEVRPGSYLCLDVTDSGHGMNSDIVDRVFEPFFTTKKPGEGTGMGLATVHGIVKSLGGAVWIESELDQGTTVHIYFPAISATNERHDPKPIDPLPRGREHILIVDDRGHSLASCSTTLERLGYTVSAVKNPVRAAAMVQAEPDAFDLLVTDHLMPEMNGFELAKKVLSIRPDLPIIVLTGFTGRFLKADVIEQGLTDVVYKPVAASPLAKAVRAALDRSRRHVTGKGRVHGHYDTLFDGK; encoded by the coding sequence CGGCTGTTATTGATATCGACAAGGAGATTTCGTCTTGGCCATGTCATGAAGTGTTTTTTCATCGCGGCGAACCCTGTCCATTTTGTCCGATACGCGATCTGAAACCAGAAAAAGAACCACTTGTTTTCAGCATGTGTGACGCGTCTGGAGTGGGGTGGGATATCGCGGCAATCCATGCACCGCAGGGAACTTTTGTGTCCGCAGGGAGAAATGACGGGTCATTCGGGATGGATGGACAAGCCCCTGCCGATTCTCCCAAAACAGACCCCGATGCGGTCAGAGCCCGTACCCATCGTCAACTCACGCGACTTCGGGAAACACTTCGTCGAGAAAAAGATACCCTGCTGGCTGCCTTGGAGAATTTACCGGTTCTGGCTGTGGTTTTGGGCCGGGATAACTTGCTGCTTTTTGCGAACAGCGCCTTTACGGCCATAACGGGATATACACTGGAAGACGTGCCGGATTTGGATACGTGGTTGATAAAGGCCTATCCCGATCCGACCTATCGGACATTTGTTCAATACGTATGGCAAGGCGATCGAAGTCAGGGGAAAAGTCGACGACGATTTACGATTCATCGGAAAGATGGCGAGGCGCGGTCCATCGATTTTCATATTATGTATCTTGCCGATGGCCGCAGCATTGTTTCAGGAAATGACGTCACGGATGCTCTTTTGGCCGAAGAAGCATTGAAAGAAAGTGAAACGCGTTTACGTTTGGCTCTCGAAGCAACTTCAGACGGTGTATTCGACTTTTATTTGACAACGGGGGCAATGTACACCAGCCCGGGATGGGTGGAGCGTTTGGGCTATGCCGCGTCGCAAGAGCAGGACCAGATTGAGTTCTGGAAATCATTGATTCATCCCGAGGACATGCATCGCGTGCAGAAGCTGTTTGCCGCACATGCATCTGGGGAAACAGCTTTTTTTCGATGTGAGATGCGCCTCAAAACCCGAGAAGGCGGCTGGCGCTGGACATTGTCTCGGGGGCGGGTGATGGAGTGGGATGAAGGACGCCCCACGCGTTTGGTCGGTTCGCACATGGATATCGAGGAGTACAAACGTACTGAAGCGGCCTTACGCGAGAGTGAGAAAAAGTATCGTGAGCTTTTCGAGCATATTTCGGGGGGGATTTTTCAAAGCACACCGGAAGGTCGTTTTCTCAATGCCAACCCGGCCATGGCTCGTATTCTTGGCTACGACAGCGTTGAGGACATTCTGCAAGTCGATGACCTCGCCAGGGTGATTTATGACGATTTGTTAGACCGGGAAGCCCTTATGCACATCTTAGAAGATTATAGTCGGGTGCAGGGGTATGAAGTGCGAGCAGTACGGAAGGATGGTCGGCATATTTGGTTATCTTTGACCGCTAATGCGGTGCGCGATGAGTCCGGCCGGTTTGTCCGAGTGGAAGGTATCGCTGAAGATGTCACGGCGAGACGACGAGCCGAAGATGAACGTATGCTGCTTGTTGCCGCCGTGGAGCAATCGGCCGAAGGTGTCGTCATCACCAATAGTATCTGGCAAGTCGAATATGCGAATCCGGCGTTTGGTGAAATCATTGGGGTCCACCCCAAAGATATTATCGGCCGCAATGTGTTTGCCTTGTCCAATGCCACGCCCGATCCATCTATGGAAGAGGCTATTCAGTCGGAAATCGAACTGCATGCCGAGTGGTCCGGACTTGTCCGAGGAAAACGTGACGCTCCATTTGTGGTGGAAACGGTTATTGCTCCGGTTCGTGACGATTTCGGTCGGGTCACTTCATATATTATACTGGCACGTGACGTCACGTATGAAGACCGGTTGGAAGACCGATTACGGCAAAGCCAAAAACTTGAAGCCATTGGTACGCTTGCTGGTGGCATTGCTCATGATTTCAACAATATTTTGACTCCGATCATTTTGAATACTGAAATTGCACTGTTTGATATCGATGAGGACGCCCCAATTCGTGGGCCGCTTGAGGATGTTATACGAGCAGGGGAACAAGCCCGCGACCTTATTAAGCAAATTTTGACGTTTAGTCGTCAGGGAGAAGAGGCGAGGCATCCCTTGTTTTTGGCGCCGGTCATCAAAGAAACGCTCAAGCTTATTCGAGCCAGTTTGCCACCGTCTGTAGAAATTGAGCAAGATCTTGATGACGCGGGGTATCAGGTTTTGGCAGGGCCGGCGCAGATACATCAAATCGTTATGAATCTCTGCACAAATGCCACGCATGCCATGGGATTACGCGGCGGAAGGTTGTCCTTGCGCTTGCAGCATAGAGACATTGTCAATCCGAAAACCCAAGCTCGTAGTCCCGAAGTGCGACCAGGAAGCTATTTATGTTTGGATGTGACCGATAGCGGTCATGGAATGAATTCGGATATCGTCGATCGCGTGTTTGAACCGTTTTTTACCACGAAGAAACCTGGTGAAGGTACGGGGATGGGGTTGGCTACGGTCCATGGCATTGTGAAATCGCTTGGCGGAGCGGTCTGGATAGAAAGCGAGTTGGATCAAGGGACAACCGTTCATATCTATTTCCCCGCGATATCAGCGACCAATGAAAGGCATGACCCCAAGCCGATCGACCCGCTGCCAAGAGGACGAGAACACATTCTTATTGTCGACGATCGGGGACATTCCTTGGCGTCGTGTTCCACCACGTTGGAACGACTGGGGTATACCGTGAGTGCGGTGAAAAATCCTGTTCGGGCCGCAGCCATGGTCCAGGCTGAGCCTGATGCGTTCGATCTATTGGTGACGGATCATCTCATGCCGGAGATGAACGGTTTTGAATTGGCGAAAAAAGTTCTGTCCATTCGCCCGGATTTACCGATTATCGTCCTGACAGGATTTACCGGACGTTTCCTGAAGGCCGATGTTATCGAACAAGGGCTGACGGATGTGGTTTATAAACCCGTCGCAGCTTCCCCGCTTGCAAAGGCGGTACGTGCGGCATTGGATCGAAGCCGTCGGCATGTGACCGGGAAAGGCAGAGTCCATGGGCATTATGATACGTTGTTTGATGGGAAATGA
- a CDS encoding L,D-transpeptidase family protein has translation MKVQCIVFLFLAWLVVGPVVCHAGMNDLKLQDSETAGAMSTSRQCVVVTSSGWKRSRGRLMVFQRDTLTAPWRMVAGPYNVMLGLAGMGWGVGRHGVGRPEGLDGPEKREGDLRSPAGVFDLSFVFGETHRPGLAMPFVATHQDIVCVDDGASRMYNRFARASSADKDWRSSENMMRPDGQYRLGVFVEHNPSPAKPGIGSCIFLHVVSPSGRGTSGCTAMTQAQLEQVVERLDPALHPVLVQLPMAVYTTWQAVWANAPRLQ, from the coding sequence ATGAAAGTGCAGTGTATCGTATTTCTTTTTTTAGCGTGGCTTGTGGTTGGCCCTGTCGTCTGCCATGCGGGCATGAATGACTTGAAGCTGCAGGACAGTGAGACCGCGGGTGCCATGTCGACGAGCCGGCAATGTGTCGTCGTGACATCGTCTGGTTGGAAGCGTTCTCGTGGGCGGCTCATGGTGTTTCAACGCGATACGCTCACCGCTCCGTGGCGAATGGTCGCGGGACCGTATAATGTCATGTTGGGATTAGCTGGAATGGGATGGGGCGTCGGACGTCATGGGGTGGGGCGACCGGAGGGCCTGGATGGACCGGAGAAACGGGAAGGGGACTTGCGTTCTCCGGCTGGAGTGTTCGATCTGTCGTTCGTATTTGGAGAAACGCATCGTCCAGGATTGGCTATGCCGTTTGTTGCGACACATCAGGATATAGTGTGTGTCGATGATGGAGCGAGCCGCATGTATAATCGTTTCGCTCGTGCTTCGTCAGCAGACAAAGACTGGCGATCCAGTGAAAATATGATGCGGCCTGATGGACAATATCGATTGGGTGTTTTTGTTGAACATAATCCTTCTCCTGCAAAGCCGGGGATAGGGTCATGTATTTTTCTTCACGTTGTCTCGCCTTCCGGCCGTGGAACATCGGGATGTACCGCGATGACACAAGCCCAGCTTGAGCAGGTTGTCGAACGGCTTGACCCCGCGTTACATCCTGTGCTCGTTCAGTTGCCCATGGCAGTCTATACAACCTGGCAAGCTGTTTGGGCGAATGCACCACGTCTTCAATAA
- a CDS encoding Lon protease family protein, giving the protein MTRSLPSPLSPEQLRAACALDSLPVAEGSVEITGQPLAALHPRAATALKTALTIDSPEYNIYLAGDPHLGRTRFLKEFFEPVAKAAPTPPDFVYVYNFDDPDKPKIISLDPGQGKALKAELAEVIDNLREEIPMRFEQESHVAKQNMLAKTHQTIREDLHAEMEDLAREEGFSMDFEESGTVTLYPVIEGKAVGGEDFERLPSEMKKSLRAKIENMMDQFSDIMRRVNKEDRGYREQEKRLERDTADQVLSEFLDPLIERHGHVKDAAEYFEGLREDILDNLDAFLPRGESAAQSFDQAQAGDDVLDRYEINVFVDNSQTTGAPVIIEGNPAYFNLMGSIERESEMGALFTSYRLIKAGSLHKAHGGYLIIKIDDLLRHQGSAWEALLRALRLGRSPVEDPAESGEQTRTKTIEPEAMPAKVRVILVGTDEEYEYLLYGEERFRKLFKIKAHMQNDVDRTSENIGHILAVINGILSSDKLLPFSRKGQAALIEHLSSMADDQEKLSLHFPLLRELLIEASAIAAGQQKAAVDDVDVETARRAALFRNDLFQEEFLSEYDREMIKVSTTGQAIGRVNGLAVRMFGDHAFGLPHQIACTVGVGHGGILDLEREAELGGPIHTKAMMILKSYLISLFARDKPLVLTGALCFEQSYVEVEGDSASGAELAALLSALAERPIHLGFAFTGAVSQSGAILAVGGVNQKIEGFFAVCKRRGLTGSQGVLIPKDNVVNLMLHPDVIDAVKAGQFHIYPVENIEQAMELLTGLPAGLDPHRPGLFALDSLYALVDERLTRLAQLAVKWDRGNRNTL; this is encoded by the coding sequence ATGACGCGCTCATTACCGTCGCCTTTGTCCCCCGAACAACTTCGCGCCGCGTGCGCTTTGGATAGTCTGCCGGTGGCCGAAGGCTCTGTTGAAATTACTGGTCAACCGTTAGCCGCATTGCATCCTCGCGCAGCCACAGCGCTGAAAACAGCGCTCACCATCGACAGCCCGGAATACAATATTTATTTAGCTGGCGATCCTCATTTGGGCCGGACTCGGTTCCTCAAGGAATTTTTTGAACCAGTGGCGAAAGCCGCCCCGACACCGCCGGACTTCGTCTATGTTTATAATTTTGATGATCCGGACAAACCGAAAATTATTTCGCTCGATCCAGGGCAGGGCAAAGCACTGAAAGCCGAACTGGCGGAAGTGATAGACAACCTGCGTGAAGAGATCCCCATGCGGTTCGAACAAGAGTCTCATGTGGCCAAACAAAACATGCTTGCGAAAACCCATCAGACCATACGTGAAGATCTCCATGCAGAAATGGAAGATTTGGCGAGGGAAGAAGGGTTTAGCATGGACTTCGAGGAATCGGGAACGGTGACGTTGTATCCGGTTATCGAAGGCAAGGCTGTCGGGGGCGAGGATTTTGAACGCTTGCCTTCGGAAATGAAGAAGAGCTTGCGTGCCAAGATTGAAAATATGATGGATCAGTTCAGCGACATTATGCGTCGAGTGAACAAAGAAGATCGGGGATACCGCGAGCAAGAAAAACGTCTTGAACGCGACACGGCCGATCAGGTGCTGTCTGAATTTCTTGACCCGCTCATTGAACGGCATGGACACGTCAAGGACGCGGCGGAGTATTTCGAGGGATTACGGGAAGATATTCTCGATAATCTCGATGCGTTCTTGCCGCGTGGTGAGAGTGCTGCACAGAGCTTTGATCAAGCGCAGGCAGGTGATGACGTTCTGGATCGATACGAAATCAATGTTTTTGTCGATAACAGTCAGACGACGGGGGCTCCCGTTATTATCGAGGGGAATCCTGCCTATTTCAACCTTATGGGATCCATTGAGCGCGAATCTGAGATGGGGGCGCTCTTCACGTCATATCGGCTTATTAAGGCCGGTTCGTTACATAAAGCGCACGGTGGATATCTGATCATCAAGATTGATGATTTGCTGCGCCATCAAGGTTCTGCGTGGGAAGCACTGCTGCGTGCGTTGCGCTTGGGACGTTCTCCGGTGGAAGACCCGGCCGAGTCTGGGGAACAAACGCGGACCAAAACGATTGAACCCGAAGCCATGCCAGCCAAGGTACGGGTCATTCTTGTGGGGACGGACGAGGAGTACGAGTACTTATTGTACGGCGAAGAACGTTTCCGCAAATTGTTCAAGATCAAAGCACACATGCAGAATGATGTCGATCGGACGTCGGAAAATATTGGTCATATTCTGGCGGTGATCAATGGTATTTTGTCTTCGGACAAGCTGCTGCCATTCAGTCGCAAGGGACAAGCTGCACTTATCGAACATCTGTCGAGCATGGCCGATGACCAGGAAAAGCTGTCGCTGCATTTCCCGTTGTTGCGGGAATTGTTGATTGAAGCTTCGGCAATCGCTGCGGGACAACAAAAGGCTGCTGTTGATGACGTCGATGTGGAGACGGCACGCCGGGCCGCGCTGTTCCGGAATGATTTGTTTCAAGAAGAATTTTTGAGTGAATATGACCGTGAGATGATCAAGGTCTCCACCACGGGCCAAGCCATTGGTCGGGTGAACGGGTTGGCCGTGCGTATGTTCGGTGATCATGCGTTCGGGTTGCCGCACCAGATTGCCTGTACCGTCGGCGTGGGGCATGGCGGCATCCTCGATTTGGAACGAGAAGCTGAGCTTGGCGGGCCGATCCATACCAAGGCCATGATGATCTTGAAGAGCTATCTCATTAGCTTGTTTGCGCGAGACAAACCGCTGGTGCTCACCGGTGCGCTCTGCTTCGAGCAAAGCTACGTGGAAGTGGAAGGCGACTCGGCATCGGGAGCGGAACTGGCGGCGTTGCTGTCGGCGTTAGCGGAACGGCCAATTCATCTTGGGTTTGCGTTTACCGGCGCTGTCAGCCAGTCGGGCGCTATTCTGGCGGTCGGCGGGGTGAATCAGAAGATCGAAGGCTTTTTCGCGGTCTGTAAACGCCGCGGCCTGACGGGCTCACAAGGAGTGCTGATTCCGAAAGATAATGTGGTGAACCTTATGCTGCATCCGGATGTTATCGATGCCGTCAAGGCAGGACAGTTCCATATCTATCCGGTGGAAAACATCGAACAGGCGATGGAATTGTTGACCGGTCTGCCCGCCGGCCTTGATCCCCATAGGCCGGGCCTCTTCGCGCTGGATAGCCTCTATGCGTTGGTTGATGAACGCCTCACCCGCCTGGCCCAACTCGCCGTCAAATGGGATCGCGGCAATCGCAACACTCTCTAA
- a CDS encoding transposase: MPRLARLVCDDQPTVYHVMSRTALDGFPLGNAEKEFLLQCITRFAAVYFAEVLGFCIMGNHFHLLVRMMPAEMMTDDDVVQRYHLVYGPDAPVTAASLERCRRKWASLSEFMREVKQTFSRYYNKRHDRRGYFWGERFKSVVVQDGRTLVHCLAYIDLNPIRAGLVQRPEDYRWSSIGHHAQTGNVDGLLSLDFGLADWDIEDINERLVLYRRFLYETGALDSVHGKSLASHIVERARSEGYVYTRVDRMLLRTRWFTDSGVIGSKEFVTALLGRVSHTKGRKRFPRKIDGLEFYAMKRLVEEF; the protein is encoded by the coding sequence ATGCCGCGCCTTGCTCGTCTGGTTTGTGATGATCAACCGACCGTTTATCATGTCATGTCTCGTACGGCATTGGACGGTTTCCCCCTTGGCAATGCTGAGAAGGAATTCCTCCTGCAATGTATTACTCGATTTGCCGCCGTGTATTTTGCCGAAGTGCTTGGCTTTTGCATTATGGGAAATCATTTTCATTTACTTGTACGCATGATGCCAGCCGAAATGATGACCGATGATGACGTGGTACAGCGGTATCATCTTGTCTATGGGCCGGATGCTCCTGTGACGGCGGCGAGTCTGGAGCGATGCCGGAGGAAATGGGCGAGTCTTTCCGAGTTCATGCGTGAGGTAAAGCAAACGTTTTCAAGGTATTACAATAAACGGCATGATCGACGTGGATATTTTTGGGGGGAGCGCTTCAAAAGCGTTGTTGTTCAGGATGGTCGGACGTTGGTTCATTGTTTGGCGTATATTGATCTCAACCCCATCCGTGCCGGGTTGGTGCAACGACCTGAAGATTATCGATGGAGCTCCATCGGACATCATGCGCAGACTGGCAATGTTGACGGCTTGCTCAGCCTTGATTTTGGTTTGGCTGATTGGGATATTGAGGACATAAACGAACGCCTTGTTCTCTACCGTCGCTTTCTTTACGAAACCGGCGCACTTGATTCCGTTCATGGCAAATCTTTGGCTTCGCATATTGTTGAGCGGGCTCGATCCGAAGGATATGTGTATACTCGAGTTGATCGAATGCTCTTGCGAACGCGCTGGTTTACAGACAGTGGCGTTATCGGCAGCAAAGAGTTCGTGACGGCGTTACTTGGGAGGGTTTCCCACACGAAAGGCCGGAAACGTTTTCCTCGTAAAATTGACGGATTAGAATTTTACGCGATGAAACGATTGGTAGAAGAATTCTAA
- the tssA gene encoding type VI secretion system protein TssA, protein MRVETRQLVLKFNALEGSTMELIELGKAPIAGDSPVGEDIRYDPTYDELQTEIGKLSDATSGGVIDWKRVIEMSTDILSNKSKDLLVTVYLAEALVQTENFDGMMTGSTILRDLVVTYWDGMFPAKKRKRGRINAISWWLDHMNAFTENYHGDELPHDTVATITDNVNALDEALSAGYDDMPPLLPLLNRLGNLPVSAPPPPPEPEPAPQEAATEGADSAPAEASTTATPSAPARPSTPAPAAAPASAPAESAGPIASDSDADHAAAEALGRLVDVAQYYLNKIPASPSPYRLIRLAAWMPVKGLPPAEDGKTMLPPPEAAVLSSIKTLLSSGNFQGALEASESRITQYRFWLDLTRLSAQALENMGPVFAPALNGIKIETMLYVERLKGVENLSFNDGTPFADADTKAWLKTLSLANGDAATPSGGDDLEQSVAEGFNEAKKLLRSQKGPEALALLQAKRAAGASGRERLLWTINVARALFLLGQNSLAGPLLDEIVEVIDAHDLERFDPALALRGLLAVHEGVSAGQDDEAKTKTVSVLMRITKIAPAEAIKIGFPT, encoded by the coding sequence ATGAGGGTAGAAACACGACAATTGGTATTGAAGTTCAACGCTCTTGAAGGATCGACCATGGAATTGATCGAACTGGGTAAAGCGCCCATTGCCGGAGATTCTCCTGTTGGTGAAGACATCCGTTACGACCCGACTTACGATGAATTGCAAACTGAAATCGGGAAGCTTTCCGATGCCACCTCAGGTGGTGTTATTGACTGGAAGCGCGTTATTGAAATGTCTACCGATATTTTATCAAATAAATCAAAAGATTTACTCGTTACTGTCTACTTGGCCGAAGCCCTTGTGCAAACCGAGAATTTTGACGGCATGATGACGGGTTCTACAATCTTACGTGATCTTGTCGTTACGTATTGGGATGGTATGTTTCCGGCCAAGAAGCGGAAGCGAGGGCGCATCAATGCCATAAGCTGGTGGCTTGACCATATGAATGCGTTCACGGAAAATTATCATGGCGACGAGCTTCCCCATGATACCGTGGCCACAATTACCGACAATGTGAACGCTTTGGACGAAGCGTTGAGTGCGGGATACGATGACATGCCGCCGCTACTCCCCTTGCTCAACCGGTTGGGGAATCTTCCTGTTTCGGCTCCGCCTCCGCCACCAGAGCCTGAGCCGGCTCCACAGGAGGCTGCAACCGAGGGGGCTGACTCGGCTCCCGCAGAGGCTTCGACTACCGCGACGCCATCAGCTCCGGCACGACCATCAACGCCTGCTCCTGCTGCCGCACCAGCGTCTGCACCTGCGGAATCGGCTGGTCCGATTGCGTCGGATAGCGATGCTGATCACGCTGCCGCCGAAGCGTTGGGACGTCTTGTCGATGTCGCGCAGTATTATCTTAACAAAATCCCAGCCTCGCCTTCCCCATACCGATTGATACGCCTGGCAGCTTGGATGCCGGTAAAGGGATTGCCGCCGGCCGAAGACGGGAAAACCATGCTTCCTCCACCAGAGGCGGCGGTTCTTTCTTCTATTAAAACGCTTTTGTCCTCCGGTAATTTTCAGGGTGCGCTCGAAGCGTCGGAGTCACGAATTACCCAATATCGTTTTTGGCTCGATTTGACCCGGTTGTCGGCGCAGGCGCTGGAAAACATGGGGCCGGTATTTGCCCCGGCGCTCAATGGGATCAAGATTGAAACCATGTTGTATGTTGAACGGCTGAAAGGAGTGGAGAATCTTAGCTTTAATGACGGAACCCCGTTTGCCGATGCCGATACGAAAGCCTGGTTGAAAACTTTGAGTCTGGCCAATGGAGATGCTGCAACCCCGTCCGGGGGGGATGACTTGGAACAGTCTGTGGCCGAAGGATTTAATGAGGCCAAAAAATTGTTGCGCAGCCAAAAGGGGCCGGAAGCGTTGGCTTTATTGCAAGCCAAACGTGCAGCCGGTGCATCGGGTCGAGAACGATTGTTGTGGACGATCAACGTTGCCCGGGCGTTGTTTCTGCTTGGGCAGAATAGTTTGGCTGGACCATTGCTCGATGAAATCGTTGAAGTCATTGATGCGCATGATTTGGAACGGTTTGATCCTGCTTTGGCTCTGCGTGGATTGTTGGCAGTTCATGAAGGTGTCAGTGCCGGTCAGGATGATGAGGCTAAAACAAAGACGGTATCGGTATTGATGCGCATTACGAAGATCGCACCAGCGGAAGCCATTAAGATTGGTTTCCCAACGTAA
- the tssB gene encoding type VI secretion system contractile sheath small subunit — MAKEASVAPKERVNITYKPDTGDAKEEVELPLKLLVLSDFTLRQDDRTVEDREPIAIDKDNFNDVLKAQNLDLKLTVPNKISEAKTEDGQEEEMAVDLKFDSINDFKPDAIVQKVPELKKMMELREALKALKAPLGNVPEFRKKIQELVSDESMREKLLKEMGIEDKE, encoded by the coding sequence ATGGCCAAGGAAGCTTCCGTCGCCCCCAAAGAGCGAGTCAACATTACGTACAAACCCGACACCGGTGATGCCAAGGAAGAGGTGGAACTGCCTTTGAAGCTCCTGGTGTTGAGTGATTTCACACTGCGTCAAGATGATAGGACTGTTGAAGATCGGGAACCTATCGCTATCGATAAAGACAACTTTAACGATGTCCTGAAAGCGCAGAATCTTGACCTCAAACTTACAGTTCCCAACAAGATTTCTGAAGCCAAAACCGAAGATGGTCAGGAAGAAGAAATGGCCGTCGATTTGAAATTTGATTCCATAAATGACTTCAAGCCCGATGCCATTGTGCAGAAGGTTCCTGAATTGAAAAAGATGATGGAATTACGCGAAGCCCTGAAAGCCCTCAAGGCACCGCTTGGCAACGTCCCTGAGTTTCGAAAGAAGATTCAGGAACTTGTCTCGGATGAAAGCATGCGTGAAAAGCTTCTGAAAGAAATGGGTATCGAGGACAAGGAGTAG